The nucleotide sequence ATCCCGCGGTCAACGACCGTCACCCGGTGGCGGTGCGCATCGACTTCGCCAAGGGCTGCCCGCGTTACACCGGTCGCGTCATCGCCGGGGTGAAGGTGGCCCCCTCCCCGCCCTGGCTGGTGCAGCAACTGGAGCTGGCGGGCATTCGCAGCATCAACAACGTGGTCGATGTGACCAACTACGTCATGCTGGAGCTGGGACAGCCGCTGCACGCCTTCGATCTGGCGCGGCTGGCCCCGCCGATCGTGGTGCGCAAAGCCGCCGAAGGGGAGATCCTCGTCACCCTGGACGAGGTGAGCCGCACCCTGAGCGGCGAGATGACCCTGATCGCCGATGCGCGGCGGGTGCTGGCCCTGGCCGGCATCATGGGCGGCCAGGAGAGCGGCGTGGAGGAGAACACCAACGACCTCTTCCTGGAATCGGCCTTTTTCGACCCCATCGTCACCGCCCGCACCGGGCGGCGCCTGGGAGTGTTGTCCGAATCGCGCCATCGTTTCGACCGGGGCACCGATCCCCTGGGGCTGCGTCTGGCCCTCGACCGGGCCACCCGTCTGATCCAGGAGCTGGCCGGCGGCGAAGCGGGCGTGGCCGTCGAGGTGGATGCCGGCACCTGGCAGCCTGCGGCGGCGATTCCCTTCCGTCCCGAACGGGCCAATCGTCTGGGGGGGTTGTCGCTGGACCAGGCCACCCAATCGGCCATGCTGGAGCGGCTGGGCTGCATCAAGCAGGATCGGGGCGCAGAAGGACTCTTCTTCCAACCGCCGAGCCATCGTCACGATCTGCGTCAGGAGGAGGATCTGGTGGAGGAGATCGTGCGCCTGTACGGTTACGACCGGGTTCCCCCGGTTCTGCCCGCCGGCGCCATGGCCACCCCCGCCCCCGCCACGGCGGTCACCACCATTCAGCAAAAGGCCCGGCAACTGCTGGTGGGCCTTGGCTATCTGGAAAACGTCAACTACGCCTTCGTTTCTCCCGCCCTGGCCACCCTGTTCGATGCGGAGGCCCCGCAAACGGCCCTGCGTCTGGCCAATCCCCTCTCGGATGAGCAGAGTCTGCTGCGCACCACCGTGGTGGCCGGGCTTGCCGACGCGGCGCGACGCAACATCAGTCGCGGCAACACCTCGTTGCGCCTCTTCGAGACGGGGCGCATCTTCCGGCGGCAGGAGCGGCAACCCCGTGAAGAGGAGCGTCTGGCGGGCCTGCTGTGCGGCTCCCGCCTGGGACGCAACTGGCATACGGCGGATGCCCCCGTCGATTTCTTCGATCTCAAGGGGGATGTGGAGGCCCTGCTGATGGCGCTGGGTCACGAAGGCTGCCGTTTCCTGCCCCAGGGACCGGCCTTTCTGCATCCGGGGCGCGCGGCCACCATTCAGAGCCGGGTGGGCGGGTGTACCCTGGGCTGGCTGGGCGAGCTGCATCCGGCGTGGCGGGAAAAACTCGACGTGGACCTGCCCCTGCTGCTCTTCGAACTGGACGTGGCCGCGCTGACCGAGGGCAAACGCATCTCCACCTCCCCCGCGCCCAGCCGTTTTCAGGCTTCGGTGCGGGATTACGCCCTGAAGGTGCCCCGCGAGGTGGCGGCCCAGTCGCTGCTCGACGCCATTCAGGGACTGGCCCCGGATTTGATTCGCAAGGTGACCCTTTTCGACCTCTACCAGGGGCCCCATCTGCCGGAAGGATTCAAGGGCTTCGGGGTGGAAGTGGTCTATCAGGCGCAGGATCGCACCCTGACGGAGGCGGAAACCCAGGAGTTGGGTCGGCAGATGCTCGACCATTTGCGGCAGA is from Magnetococcales bacterium and encodes:
- a CDS encoding phenylalanine--tRNA ligase subunit beta, which produces MKFSHSWLRQHLDIELSPTAIGDILTMSGLELERLQDLGAGLHGVVVAQLLSVDRHPGADRLTLCQVRVGEETLPVVCGASNHRAGNKVALARVGAVLPGGHPIREAKIRGEVSKGMLCSEVELGLAASAAGVLILPPEAPEGMELAAWLGRKDHVYEVNVTPNRGDCLGVRGIARDLGAVLDKPLLPLESRVRENPAVNDRHPVAVRIDFAKGCPRYTGRVIAGVKVAPSPPWLVQQLELAGIRSINNVVDVTNYVMLELGQPLHAFDLARLAPPIVVRKAAEGEILVTLDEVSRTLSGEMTLIADARRVLALAGIMGGQESGVEENTNDLFLESAFFDPIVTARTGRRLGVLSESRHRFDRGTDPLGLRLALDRATRLIQELAGGEAGVAVEVDAGTWQPAAAIPFRPERANRLGGLSLDQATQSAMLERLGCIKQDRGAEGLFFQPPSHRHDLRQEEDLVEEIVRLYGYDRVPPVLPAGAMATPAPATAVTTIQQKARQLLVGLGYLENVNYAFVSPALATLFDAEAPQTALRLANPLSDEQSLLRTTVVAGLADAARRNISRGNTSLRLFETGRIFRRQERQPREEERLAGLLCGSRLGRNWHTADAPVDFFDLKGDVEALLMALGHEGCRFLPQGPAFLHPGRAATIQSRVGGCTLGWLGELHPAWREKLDVDLPLLLFELDVAALTEGKRISTSPAPSRFQASVRDYALKVPREVAAQSLLDAIQGLAPDLIRKVTLFDLYQGPHLPEGFKGFGVEVVYQAQDRTLTEAETQELGRQMLDHLRQTFAVSLRDG